The Eleginops maclovinus isolate JMC-PN-2008 ecotype Puerto Natales chromosome 3, JC_Emac_rtc_rv5, whole genome shotgun sequence genome includes a region encoding these proteins:
- the LOC134862417 gene encoding microtubule cross-linking factor 3-like isoform X4 has translation MMNSSQPDNSSRKQQQQRSSSPAGSKDGGSKNMQKGSTSSKPIASKQGGGGRSSRGHSPVSTGRERQAGGASAVRGAAAVQAAGAESPTLSRGVIHTPEDSPLLVADASSPSRADPNRVVSDQPCASKSPKLRSKNPKGGEAATSSNKKSPKGTIGCGPGFWKEGCLQSELIQFHLNKSLGKKGTKMQTKTASPPASEPELSPEPECPQPAPQPDQGLQEDIERLEDENEDLKTEIEEMRAEMDEMRDTFYEEDACQLQDMRRELERANKNCRILQYRLKKAERKRLRFADSGQVDGELLRSLEQDLKVAKDVSVRLHHELENVEEKRTRTEDENEKLRQKLIEVEITKQALQNELEKAKELSLRRKGSKDGPKADRRTPQTPIEEENEDLKCQLAFIKEEAILMRKKMAKIDKEKDRLDHELQKYRSFYGDVDSPLPKGEAGGPPTTRESELKLRLRLVEEEANILGRKIVELEVENRGLKAELDDMREDSLAAAGVDGSGVGGQQCREQGEALSELRQQLQLVEDEAELLRRNLADVEEENKKVTNELNKLKYKAGSHEAGSRHGGGGADPAKMEVLQEELKAARLQINELSGKVMQLQYENRVLLSNMQRYDLASHLGIRGSPRDSDAESDGGRDDDTPSASASSPRLLPPHRKREGPIGGESDSDEVRNIRCLTPTRSLFSPVDSRFLSRSLKDRQQMIDIRIEAERLGRTIDRLITDTSTIIAEARVFVTNGELFARLEDDEEGGRIREHELLYRINAQLKAFRKELQSFIDRLDVPRQEDKEAEEPLSVTQGTGHSFSFSMYDPSHPTTRCF, from the exons ATGATGAACTCATCGCAGCCAGACAATAGCAGccggaagcagcagcagcagcggtcCTCGTCCCCAGCCGGCTCTAAAGACGGGGGATCTAAAAACATGCAGAAGGGCAGCACCTCGTCAAAACCCATCGCGTCAAAGCAgggtggaggagggagaagcAGCCGAGGTCATTCCCCGGTTTCAACAGGCAGGGAGCGGCAGGCCGGAGGCGCTTCTGCCGTCAGAGGCGCGGCAGCTGTCCAGGCTGCTGGTGCTGAAAGCCCGACGCTGAGCAGAGGCGTTATCCACACACCGGAAGACTCCCCCCTCCTTGTTGCTGATGCCTCCTCGCCTTCCAGAGCAGATCCAAACCGCGTCGTCTCTGACCAGCCTTGCGCATCTAAATCCCCCAAACTGAGGAGCAAAAACCCGAAGGGAGGGGAGGCGGCGACAAGCAGCAACAAGAAGAGTCCCAAAGGCACAATAGGCTGTGGACCTGGTTTCTGGAAGGAGGGATGCTTGCAGTCCGAGCTAATACAGTTCCATTTGAATAAGAGCTTGGGGAAGAAAGGGACAAAGATGCAGACAAAAACAGCATCACCGCCCGCCTCAGAGCCAGAGCTGTCACCTGAGCCTGAGTGTCCACAACCGGCTCCACAGCCAGACCAGGGACTGCAAGAAGACATAGAGAGGCTGGAGGATGAAAACGAGGATTTAAAg ACTGAAATCGAGGAGATGCGGGCAGAGATGGATGAGATGCGGGACACCTTTTATGAGGAAGACGCCTGCCAGCTGCAGGACATGCGCAGGGAGCTGGAGAGAGCCAACAAGAACTGCAGGATCCTTCAGTACCGGCTGAagaaggcagagaggaagaggctcCGGTTTGCAGACAGTGGCCAGGTGGACGGAGAGCTTCTCAGAAGTCTGGAGCAAGACCTCAAG GTGGCTAAAGATGTGTCTGTGCGCTTGCACCACGAGCTGGAGAATGTGGAGGAGAAGAGGACGAGGACAGAGGACGAGAATGAAAAGCTGAGGCAGAAGCTGATAGAGGTGGAGATCACCAAGCAGGCCCTGCAGAATGAACTGGAGAAAGCCAAAGAG CTTTCACTGAGAAGGAAAGGAAGCAAGGATGGGCCGAAAGCAGATAGAAGGACTCCACAGACTCCTATTGAG GAAGAAAATGAAGATTTGAAATGCCAGCTTGCCTTCATCAAGGAGGAAGCCATCTTGATGAGGAAGAAAATGGCAAAGATTGACAAGGAGAAGGACCGACTGGACCATGAGCTGCAGAAGTACCGCTCCTTCTACGGGGACGTGGACAGCCCTCTGCCTAAAGGTGAGGCTGGAGGGCCCCCCACCACCCGAGAGTCAGAGCTGAAACTCCGCCTGCGCCTGGTGGAGGAGGAAGCTAACATCTTGGGCAGGAAAATTGTGGAGCTTGAGGTGGAGAACAGGGGGCTGAAGGCTGAACTGGATGACATGAGGGAAGACAG TCTGGCAGCAGCAGGAGTGGATGGTTCTGGTGTTGGAGGTCAGCAGTGCAGAGAGCAGGGCGAGGCCTTGTCAGAGCTGAGGCAGCAGCTTCAGTTGGTGGAGGATGAGGCAGAACTTCTCCGCAGGAATTTAGCAGATGTAGAAGAAGAGAACAAAAAG GTGACGAATGAACTCAATAAACTGAAATACAAGGCTGGATCCCATGAAGCTGGATCGAGACATGGAGgag GAGGAGCTGACCCCGCTAAAATGGAGGTCCTCCAGGAGGAGCTGAAAGCAGCACGTCTGCAGATCAATGAACTGAGTGGCAAAGTCATGCAGCTCCAGTACGAAAACCGTGTGCTGCTCTCCAACATGCAGCGCTACGACCTGGCATCCCACCTGGGCATCCGAGGCAGCCCTCGGGACAGTGACGCAGAAAGTGATGGAGGACGGGACGATGACACCCCCTCTGCATCAGCTTCCTCCCCTCgcctcctccctccccaccgCAAGCGTGAGGGCCCTATAGGAGGGGAGAGTGACTCAGATGAGGTGAGGAACATCCGCTGCCTCACCCCGACACGTTCCCTTTTCTCACCTGTAGACAGTCGTTTTTTATCGAGAAGCCTGAAGGACCGGCAGCAGATGATAGACATCCGCATTGAGGCGGAGAGGCTGGGTCGGACCATCGATAGGCTCATCACGGACACCAGCACTATTATCGCCGAGGCACGGGTATTCGTCACCAACGGGGAGCTGTTTGCCAGGCTGGAAGATGATGAGGAAGGTGGCAG GATCAGAGAGCATGAGCTGCTGTATCGAATCAACGCCCAGCTGAAAGCCTTCAGGAAGGAGTTGCAGAGCTTCATAGACCGGCTGGATGTCCCCAGGCAGGAGGATAAAGAGGCTGAGGAGCCACTGTCT GTCACTCAAGGTACAGGACATTCATTCTCATTTTCCATGTACGATCCAAGCCACCCAACTACTAGATGCTTTTAA
- the LOC134862417 gene encoding uncharacterized protein LOC134862417 isoform X2, translating into MWSAFMNGSGIHGGGVAGGGVPSQGWEFVPCSRMDRPDRGRGKNRSPSRRISSPPTVFSHIYDSQFSATVEGGAGTQLEVLRGQMWPGPDAQQQQQPPQQTQQARLKKKLEDLKKRHVQDKEEWIREKESLLREVADIQGGENRRILLDLKTVLDEVQVEVKREEEKRSELQLQYTRDRCAWDLEKAELKCRIAQLEAREGAGSISGGGPRPVASGSVREQHGETSTLRREREEQRRLLEDTHSTAMDLRCRLEHNERDWVREKAELLERFDLERREWECQLKDMQRKIEELYCDVGTKREETRLDSGRQHDNDAVHRLSTRSTSTVSSMLSDSEALSSSSQSEPVTHPPLRSFSSNRNSGSEVVGRDGHHSSCLNADSLNKYIDAQYTQNDHSQPKLLEELRYRSNWHKDSDYHSKKAVDIMELDAMFPGSGVQQKNISNVTEGKVHVNPEESLHWAELSYGSEKKKNTTALNAALKEIARVSEELCSYQDEIRKKSGDKRTQSESLTLPEESEKLFGHDKTPLEVDDPPCDLGQIYDDFRALEKENWITMSPDNTWRADRGPSKSWRANSADPDSYRETQTSPGLLSEIDTEAPPIPSRISSWIQSSPTHPDTAHHLYIPESPMATIGKCQSPCVIVDKKCSSPSIVRKFEAMLQENEGKVLKDGVVESCAVPTNSERFMGCCHNRWSCDASKFTGNKLSTQGTVQKSFSEVNILTAGKDICPGNHKSPAPEMPTTVKELPLDLLFSSLEIPPAAPNLKGSRRNILLEQKTAEFNRTLFQAEMGRGVKEQHSLTAADVGRQPVFSPTCASNEILPPRETPGQPHCTGVTTMVMGMRPDVILSPSTSNATPQNPKVQPRQMRCSPEGQEDRMKQEIPSEPSSEQSKVREAATILSPATRSEVTHKVPTANSPSRKTHHKAATEPLFPEPANTQPRQNGDTHSSKNGNPHGAKSQSARGGVSLQTQPGQQAQPKPVPPSQSDSSRLGPRMMNDHPWKALTLAAYPRPEGSRSNYGAVERILKNYESAARAQLNQSQPNVKQDIEVDMLDMNPLHLPPTLRHTQTSHSSHTTHSQLSSHSTMCVEEVHLTVQAQEDFRWNT; encoded by the exons ATGTGGAGTGCGTTTATGAACGGCTCGGGGATCCACGGTGGGGGCGTCGCAGGCGGGGGCGTCCCGTCTCAGGGATGGGAGTTTGTGCCGTGCTCCAGGATGGACAGGCCAGATAGAGGCAGGGGCAAAAATCGCAGCCCATCGAGGAGGATCTCTTCTCCGCCCACCGTCTTCAGTCACATCTACGACTCGCAGTTCTCTGCTACGGTAGAAGGTGGAGCAGGGACACAGCTTGAGGTCCTCAGGGGACAAATGTGGCCGGGTCCCGatgcccagcagcagcagcagccgccgcaGCAAACACAACAAGCGCGGCTTAAAAAGAAATTGGAGGATTTGAAAAAGCGACACGTACAGGATAAGGAAGAATGGATTCGAGAGAAGGAGTCATTGTTGAGAGAAGTTGCTGACATACAA GGAGGGGAGAATAGAAGGATTTTGCTGGACCTGAAGACGGTTTTGGATGAAGTGCAGGTGGAggtgaagagagaggaggagaagaggagcgAGCTCCAGCTGCAATACACCAGAGACAGGTGTGCCTGGGATCTGGAGAAGGCCGAGCTGAAATGCAGGATTGCACAG TTAGAGGCTAGAGAGGGTGCTGGTTCGATCAGTGGAGGAGGTCCTCGTCCTGTGGCGTCAGGGAGTGTTCGAGAGCAGCACGGCGAGACATCAACGCTCCGCCGGGAGAGGGAAGAGCAGCGGAGGCTCCTGGAGGACACACACTCCACAGCCATGGACCTGCGCTGTCGCCTGGAGCACAACGAGAGGGACTGGGTGAGGGAGAAAGCCGAGCTGCTGGAGAGGTTTGATTTGGAGAGGAGGGAGTGGGAGTGCCAGCTGAAGGATATGCAGAGGAAAATAGAGGAG CTGTACTGTGACGTTGGGACCAAGCGAGAAGAAACCAGGCTGGATAGTGGGAGGCAGCACGACAATGATGCTGTTCACAGACTCAGCACCCGCTCAACGAGCACCGTCTCCAGTATGCTCAGTGACAGCGAGgcgctcagcagcagcagtcagtcGGAGCCCGTCACACATCCACCTTTACGCAGTTTCAGTAGCAACAGAAACAGTGGCAGTGAAGTTGTTGGCAGAGACGGTCACCACTCCTCCTGCTTAAACGCAGACAGCctgaataaatatattgatGCTCAGTATACTCAGAATGACCACTCGCAACCTAAACTGCTGGAGGAGTTAAGATACAGAAGCAATTGGCACAAAGACTCAGACTATCATAGCAAGAAAGCTGTGGATATAATGGAGCTGGATGCTATGTTTCCTGGCAGCGgagtgcaacaaaaaaacatctcaaatgtcACTGAAGGCAAAGTCCATGTTAATCCTGAAGAAAGCCTTCATTGGGCAGAGCTGAGTTATGgaagtgagaagaagaagaacaccacTGCTCTCAATGCT GCTCTGAAGGAGATAGCCCGTGTCAGCGAGGAGCTTTGCAGCTACCAGGATGAGATCAGGAAGAAGAGTGGGGATAAGAG GACACAATCTGAATCCCTGACCCTACCTGAGGAAAGTGAGAAGTTGTTCGGTCACGATAAAACCCCACTGGAGGTGGATGATCCTCCCTGCGACCTCGGCCAGATTTATGATGACTTTCGGGCCTTGGAGAAGGAAAACTGGATCACTATGTCACCAGATAACACCTGGCGGGCCGACAGGGGGCCGAGCAAATCCTGGAGAGCAAACTCAGCTGATCCAGACAgctacagagaaacacaaacgAGCCCTGGACTACTCTCTGAGATTGATACGGAGGCTCCACCCATCCCTTCCCGCATCTCCTCCTGGATTCAGAGCTCCCCCACCCACCCAGACACAGCTCACCACCTCTACATCCCAGAATCCCCCATGGCCACAATAGGGAAGTGCCAAAGCCCCTGTGTAATCGTGGATAAAAAATGTAGCAGCCCGTCTATTGTCAGGAAGTTCGAGGCTATGCTGCAAGAAAACGAAGGAAAGGTTTTGAAAGACGGCGTTGTAGAATCCTGCGCTGTGCCTACAAACTCTGAACGTTTTATGGGCTGCTGCCACAACCGCTGGTCCTGTGATGCAAGCAAGTTTACCGGCAACAAGCTGTCCACACAAGGTACTGTCCAGAAGAGCTTCTCTGAAGTCAACATATTGACTGCCGGAAAAGATATATGCCCAGGAAACCATAAAAGCCCAGCACCAGAAATGCCTACGACTGTCAAAGAATTACCTTTAGATCTGCTCTTTTCCTCTCTTGAAATACCACCTGCCGCCCCCAACCTCAAGGGCTCCAGAAGAAACATACTGCTGGAGCAAAAAACTGCTGAGTTCAACAGAACGTTGTTTCAGGCTGAGATGGGCCGTGGCGTAAAGGAACAGCACAGTTTAACAGCAGCAGATGTTGGCAGACAACCAGTCTTTTCACCAACTTGTGCATCCAATGAGATTTTACCTCCCAGGGAGACGCCAGGTCAGCCACATTGCACTGGTGTCACCACAATGGTCATGGGTATGCGTCCCGATGTCATATTATCTCCCTCCACCTCAAATGCAACACCTCAGAACCCCAAGGTCCAGCCAAGGCAAATGAGATGTAGTCCTGAGGGTCAAGAGGACAGAATGAAGCAAGAAATCCCCTCTGAACCTTCATCTGAACAGAGTAAAGTCAGGGAGGCTGCAACAATCCTCTCCCCTGCAACCCGTTCTGAGGTCACGCACAAAGTTCCTACAGCGAACAGTCCTTCCaggaaaacacatcacaaaGCGGCTACAGAGCCTCTCTTCCCTGAGCCTGCAAATACCCAGCCACGTCAGAATGGGGACACTCACAGCTCCAAGAACGGGAATCCCCATGGAGCAAAGTCTCAGTCTGCCCGAGGTGGTGTCTCACTCCAGACACAGCCAGGGCAGCAGGCACAGCCAAAGCCTGTTCCTCCTTCCCAGTCGGACTCCTCCAGACTCGGGCCTCGAATGATGAACGACCATCCCTGGAAGGCCCTCACTCTGGCTGCATACCCACGGCCTGAGGGATCCAGGTCCAACTACGGGGCGGTGGAAAGGATTCTGAAGAATTACGAGAGCGCCGCCCGGGCTCAGCTGAACCAGAGCCAGCCTAACGTCAAGCAGGACATAGAAGTGGATATGCTGGACATGAACCCTCTGCACTTACCCCCCACTCTGAGACACACGCAGACCTCACACAgctcacacaccacacactcacagctcaGCAGCCACAGCACCATGTGTGTGGAAGAGGTACATCTAACAGTGCAG GCGCAAGAAGACTTCAGATGGAACACGtga
- the LOC134862417 gene encoding uncharacterized protein LOC134862417 isoform X1 has translation MWSAFMNGSGIHGGGVAGGGVPSQGWEFVPCSRMDRPDRGRGKNRSPSRRISSPPTVFSHIYDSQFSATVEGGAGTQLEVLRGQMWPGPDAQQQQQPPQQTQQARLKKKLEDLKKRHVQDKEEWIREKESLLREVADIQGGENRRILLDLKTVLDEVQVEVKREEEKRSELQLQYTRDRCAWDLEKAELKCRIAQLEAREGAGSISGGGPRPVASGSVREQHGETSTLRREREEQRRLLEDTHSTAMDLRCRLEHNERDWVREKAELLERFDLERREWECQLKDMQRKIEELYCDVGTKREETRLDSGRQHDNDAVHRLSTRSTSTVSSMLSDSEALSSSSQSEPVTHPPLRSFSSNRNSGSEVVGRDGHHSSCLNADSLNKYIDAQYTQNDHSQPKLLEELRYRSNWHKDSDYHSKKAVDIMELDAMFPGSGVQQKNISNVTEGKVHVNPEESLHWAELSYGSEKKKNTTALNAALKEIARVSEELCSYQDEIRKKSGDKRTQSESLTLPEESEKLFGHDKTPLEVDDPPCDLGQIYDDFRALEKENWITMSPDNTWRADRGPSKSWRANSADPDSYRETQTSPGLLSEIDTEAPPIPSRISSWIQSSPTHPDTAHHLYIPESPMATIGKCQSPCVIVDKKCSSPSIVRKFEAMLQENEGKVLKDGVVESCAVPTNSERFMGCCHNRWSCDASKFTGNKLSTQGTVQKSFSEVNILTAGKDICPGNHKSPAPEMPTTVKELPLDLLFSSLEIPPAAPNLKGSRRNILLEQKTAEFNRTLFQAEMGRGVKEQHSLTAADVGRQPVFSPTCASNEILPPRETPGQPHCTGVTTMVMGMRPDVILSPSTSNATPQNPKVQPRQMRCSPEGQEDRMKQEIPSEPSSEQSKVREAATILSPATRSEVTHKVPTANSPSRKTHHKAATEPLFPEPANTQPRQNGDTHSSKNGNPHGAKSQSARGGVSLQTQPGQQAQPKPVPPSQSDSSRLGPRMMNDHPWKALTLAAYPRPEGSRSNYGAVERILKNYESAARAQLNQSQPNVKQDIEVDMLDMNPLHLPPTLRHTQTSHSSHTTHSQLSSHSTMCVEEVHLTVQDNEETSNSSCAQKNFSRPARPANRRRPSRWASRSPTSSSSPSPSPSTTPVVPPSFPLHKHSSSFTYSHAFHIETVII, from the exons ATGTGGAGTGCGTTTATGAACGGCTCGGGGATCCACGGTGGGGGCGTCGCAGGCGGGGGCGTCCCGTCTCAGGGATGGGAGTTTGTGCCGTGCTCCAGGATGGACAGGCCAGATAGAGGCAGGGGCAAAAATCGCAGCCCATCGAGGAGGATCTCTTCTCCGCCCACCGTCTTCAGTCACATCTACGACTCGCAGTTCTCTGCTACGGTAGAAGGTGGAGCAGGGACACAGCTTGAGGTCCTCAGGGGACAAATGTGGCCGGGTCCCGatgcccagcagcagcagcagccgccgcaGCAAACACAACAAGCGCGGCTTAAAAAGAAATTGGAGGATTTGAAAAAGCGACACGTACAGGATAAGGAAGAATGGATTCGAGAGAAGGAGTCATTGTTGAGAGAAGTTGCTGACATACAA GGAGGGGAGAATAGAAGGATTTTGCTGGACCTGAAGACGGTTTTGGATGAAGTGCAGGTGGAggtgaagagagaggaggagaagaggagcgAGCTCCAGCTGCAATACACCAGAGACAGGTGTGCCTGGGATCTGGAGAAGGCCGAGCTGAAATGCAGGATTGCACAG TTAGAGGCTAGAGAGGGTGCTGGTTCGATCAGTGGAGGAGGTCCTCGTCCTGTGGCGTCAGGGAGTGTTCGAGAGCAGCACGGCGAGACATCAACGCTCCGCCGGGAGAGGGAAGAGCAGCGGAGGCTCCTGGAGGACACACACTCCACAGCCATGGACCTGCGCTGTCGCCTGGAGCACAACGAGAGGGACTGGGTGAGGGAGAAAGCCGAGCTGCTGGAGAGGTTTGATTTGGAGAGGAGGGAGTGGGAGTGCCAGCTGAAGGATATGCAGAGGAAAATAGAGGAG CTGTACTGTGACGTTGGGACCAAGCGAGAAGAAACCAGGCTGGATAGTGGGAGGCAGCACGACAATGATGCTGTTCACAGACTCAGCACCCGCTCAACGAGCACCGTCTCCAGTATGCTCAGTGACAGCGAGgcgctcagcagcagcagtcagtcGGAGCCCGTCACACATCCACCTTTACGCAGTTTCAGTAGCAACAGAAACAGTGGCAGTGAAGTTGTTGGCAGAGACGGTCACCACTCCTCCTGCTTAAACGCAGACAGCctgaataaatatattgatGCTCAGTATACTCAGAATGACCACTCGCAACCTAAACTGCTGGAGGAGTTAAGATACAGAAGCAATTGGCACAAAGACTCAGACTATCATAGCAAGAAAGCTGTGGATATAATGGAGCTGGATGCTATGTTTCCTGGCAGCGgagtgcaacaaaaaaacatctcaaatgtcACTGAAGGCAAAGTCCATGTTAATCCTGAAGAAAGCCTTCATTGGGCAGAGCTGAGTTATGgaagtgagaagaagaagaacaccacTGCTCTCAATGCT GCTCTGAAGGAGATAGCCCGTGTCAGCGAGGAGCTTTGCAGCTACCAGGATGAGATCAGGAAGAAGAGTGGGGATAAGAG GACACAATCTGAATCCCTGACCCTACCTGAGGAAAGTGAGAAGTTGTTCGGTCACGATAAAACCCCACTGGAGGTGGATGATCCTCCCTGCGACCTCGGCCAGATTTATGATGACTTTCGGGCCTTGGAGAAGGAAAACTGGATCACTATGTCACCAGATAACACCTGGCGGGCCGACAGGGGGCCGAGCAAATCCTGGAGAGCAAACTCAGCTGATCCAGACAgctacagagaaacacaaacgAGCCCTGGACTACTCTCTGAGATTGATACGGAGGCTCCACCCATCCCTTCCCGCATCTCCTCCTGGATTCAGAGCTCCCCCACCCACCCAGACACAGCTCACCACCTCTACATCCCAGAATCCCCCATGGCCACAATAGGGAAGTGCCAAAGCCCCTGTGTAATCGTGGATAAAAAATGTAGCAGCCCGTCTATTGTCAGGAAGTTCGAGGCTATGCTGCAAGAAAACGAAGGAAAGGTTTTGAAAGACGGCGTTGTAGAATCCTGCGCTGTGCCTACAAACTCTGAACGTTTTATGGGCTGCTGCCACAACCGCTGGTCCTGTGATGCAAGCAAGTTTACCGGCAACAAGCTGTCCACACAAGGTACTGTCCAGAAGAGCTTCTCTGAAGTCAACATATTGACTGCCGGAAAAGATATATGCCCAGGAAACCATAAAAGCCCAGCACCAGAAATGCCTACGACTGTCAAAGAATTACCTTTAGATCTGCTCTTTTCCTCTCTTGAAATACCACCTGCCGCCCCCAACCTCAAGGGCTCCAGAAGAAACATACTGCTGGAGCAAAAAACTGCTGAGTTCAACAGAACGTTGTTTCAGGCTGAGATGGGCCGTGGCGTAAAGGAACAGCACAGTTTAACAGCAGCAGATGTTGGCAGACAACCAGTCTTTTCACCAACTTGTGCATCCAATGAGATTTTACCTCCCAGGGAGACGCCAGGTCAGCCACATTGCACTGGTGTCACCACAATGGTCATGGGTATGCGTCCCGATGTCATATTATCTCCCTCCACCTCAAATGCAACACCTCAGAACCCCAAGGTCCAGCCAAGGCAAATGAGATGTAGTCCTGAGGGTCAAGAGGACAGAATGAAGCAAGAAATCCCCTCTGAACCTTCATCTGAACAGAGTAAAGTCAGGGAGGCTGCAACAATCCTCTCCCCTGCAACCCGTTCTGAGGTCACGCACAAAGTTCCTACAGCGAACAGTCCTTCCaggaaaacacatcacaaaGCGGCTACAGAGCCTCTCTTCCCTGAGCCTGCAAATACCCAGCCACGTCAGAATGGGGACACTCACAGCTCCAAGAACGGGAATCCCCATGGAGCAAAGTCTCAGTCTGCCCGAGGTGGTGTCTCACTCCAGACACAGCCAGGGCAGCAGGCACAGCCAAAGCCTGTTCCTCCTTCCCAGTCGGACTCCTCCAGACTCGGGCCTCGAATGATGAACGACCATCCCTGGAAGGCCCTCACTCTGGCTGCATACCCACGGCCTGAGGGATCCAGGTCCAACTACGGGGCGGTGGAAAGGATTCTGAAGAATTACGAGAGCGCCGCCCGGGCTCAGCTGAACCAGAGCCAGCCTAACGTCAAGCAGGACATAGAAGTGGATATGCTGGACATGAACCCTCTGCACTTACCCCCCACTCTGAGACACACGCAGACCTCACACAgctcacacaccacacactcacagctcaGCAGCCACAGCACCATGTGTGTGGAAGAGGTACATCTAACAGTGCAG GACAACGAAGAGACCTCCAACTCCTCCTGTGCTCAGAAGAACTTCTCGAGGCCCGCCCGTCCTGCCAACAGACGCCGCCCCTCCCGATGGGCCAGTCGctctcccacctcctcctcctcaccctccccctctccctccaccaCCCCCGTTGTGCCGCCATCCTTCCCCCTCCACAAACACAGTTCCTCTTTTACCTACTCACATGCCTTCCACATAGAGACTGTCATTATCTGA